The following is a genomic window from Theobroma cacao cultivar B97-61/B2 chromosome 10, Criollo_cocoa_genome_V2, whole genome shotgun sequence.
TGGGCTATATTCTGGGATAAATCCTGCTGAACCAATACACGTCCCAGATTTAGACGATCCAAAAGAACAAGAGAAACTAAGAAAGGACTCGTCACAAAcaggagaaaatgaaaaagaccaaaaaaagTATGATTTGTTGGAAGAGAGACTTCGTGCTATCGAGGGAGTTGATAGGTTTGGTACCATGGACGCAACCGAGCTATGCTTAGTGCTGGATGTATTGATCCCTGCCAAGTTCAAGGTTtcagaatttgaaaatatgatgGAACAAAATGTCCCATGGCACATATTACCATGTATTGTCGGAAGATGGCTGCACAGTCTCACGATGATAAGTTACTGATCCATTTTTTCCAAGACAGCTTAATTGGGTCAACTGCTCGGTGGTACATACAGGTAGATCGAAAACGTATTAAGACTTGGAAAGACCTAGCAAGAGCCTTCATAGCCCAATACAAGCATGTGGCTGAATTAGCCCCTGATCGGTTGTCATTACAGACTATGAAAAAGAAGTAAAGCGAAAACTTCAAGGAATATGCCCAAAGGTGGAGAGATACAGTAGCGCAAGTTCAGCCACCTTTCACTGATAAAGAGATGATTGTGTTGTTCATAAACACACTCTAAGCTCCATTATATGAGCACTTGATCGGCAATGCCATAAAAAACTTTGCAAATTTGGTCTTATCGGGAGAAATAATAGAATGAGCTATCAAAAGTGGAAAAATTGAAGGGCATGAAGTTGTCAGCTCAAAGAAAGGGAATACgcccaagaaaaaagaaagggatgTACAAGCAGTCGCTCACGATAACCAACAAGCCCACAACTTTAACCCATATTACCCGTACCCCCCATACCAACCCTTCTATCCAAACATAGGCAACATCACACAAAACCCATATGTGTACCAACCTACCCCGCAACCAACATTTCAGACCAATGTTCTTCCACAAACTCCACCACCAAGACCGATAGCTTCAACCAATAATCCTGGTCATGGTCAAAGAGGACCTAAAACTACCCTAGAAAAACCAAAGTTTGATCCTATTCCAGTCCCTTACACTACATTGTTGCCACAACTCATAGAAAATCGACTCCTTGCTCGAACCCCTTTAGAACCACTTCGACCACCTTTTCCGAAATGGTATGACCCGAATGCGCATTGTGATTACCATTTTGGAATTCAAGGGCACTCCATCGAAAATTGTActgctttaaaacataaagtcCAAGCGCTCATTAAGGCAggacttttaaattttccCAAAAAAGACAGTTCAAGTGTTGATGGGAATCCTTTACCTAATCATGGAAGACCGACAGTGAACGCCATACATGAAGGGATGATTCGAAGGGTGAAAAAAAGTATTGATGAGATTCAAACGCCAATGGATAAAGTGTTTGAGGCATTGTCCAAGATAAATGCCATCACTCCAGAACCCATCAACACAAAAGAATTGGGGCATGATCTCGCTTATTCTTGCAAATTTCATATAGGGGCAATTGGGCATTCCATTCAAAATTGTGATAGCTTTCGTGGTAAGTTGCAAGAATTGATGGATTCATCGGTAATTGAGTTTTATGAAGAAGCTGCAGAGAATTTGGTTGGAACCATAAATGGAGACACCCCAGCTAAAGTGGCATCGAGTTCATTCGGGGCGAACAAACCTAAACCTCTCACCATCTTCTACGAAGAAAACAGGAGCCCGATGAACGATACATCCCCTACTATGATCAGAAGTGGTATTACCATCGAAGTCCCCAGCCTGTTCCCTACAAGAGCGATAAGGCTGTCCCATGGAATTATGAGTGTAATATTTTGAGCACAACTTCATCCGCCCCCCAAGCATCTTTTGAAGATCTAACTGGTGTGGGGGGTATAACGCGAAGTGGGCGATGTTATTCCCTTGAGATAGGGGAAAGAGTTGGAAAAGGGAAACCTGCACAAGGAGAGGGAGACTTGAAAAAAGCAGATACCTTTTTCAAGGACCAAGTTGACGAATCTGTAGTTGCTCCGAACAATGAGGTCAAAAATCCTGTTACCGAGAAAGAAACGGGTGAATTTCTCAAGTTTATCAAACACAGTGAATATAGTGTGGTAGAACAATTAACCAAAATGCTTGCTCGCATCTCACTGTTGTCCTTGCTTTTGAATTCGGAAGCACACAGGAACGCGCTACTTAAAGTCTTGAACCAAGCTTATGTGTCACAAGATATATCAGTGGAAAAGTTAAACCAAATTGTGGGGAACATTACAGTGGGGAACTTCATTGCctttaatgatgaagaaatCCCATCAGGTGGTCGGGGAAGTAACAAAGCTCTGCACATTACCATCAAATGCAAGGACCATACTGTACCTAGGGTCTTGGTCGATAATGTTTCAGCATTAAATGTCATGCTTCGCTCTACTTTAACCAAGTTGCCAGTAGATGTGTCTTATATGAGAACCAGTCGCATGGTTGTAAGGGCCTTCGACGGGACCACAAGGGAGGTGGTAGGGGACATTGAACTACCGATAAAAATTAGCCCTTGCGTTTTTTAGGTCCAATTTCAAGTCATGGACATTGCCCAGTCATACAATTGCTTGTTAGGGCGTCCATGGATTCATATGGCAGGAGCCATACCATCTTCCCTTCACCAAAAAGTCAAATTCATAGTTGAGGGCCAACTGATAAGCGTATCTGTGAAGGAAGACATATTGGCTATTCAACCATCATCTGCTCCCTATGTAGAGGCGATAGAAGAAGTCCAGAATGCTCTTTCAGatcttttgaatttgttaatgcTACTTATGTGGGGGAAAGAGAAGTGATACCGACTCCTCGTTTGTCGGTAGCAACTAAAGTGGGGGTCAGGCAGATGGTGGGTAAAGGATGCCATGCCAGTTTGGGGTTAGGAAAGAATTTACAAGGAATTAACCGTCCTCTGACTCcaataaagaatgaagaaaggtTTGGTTTGGGGTACACGCCTACCaaagaagagagaaggaaaCTGGCAGCTCGAAAGAATATTAAAAGGATGGCTCAACTTgagggaaaggaagaagaatttggGGAACGGACAGTCCCACACTTATATGAGACTTTTCACTCTGCAGGTTTCAATCATCCCGAAGCACCAACAAAGGTCAATCAGATTCTACGGGTATTTGATGAGCTATCAATCCATATGATCAAAGATGAAAAACCTAACGAAAAGATCCCTGTAGTGTATCCAGTACTGCCAGGAGAGGAGCTAAACAATTGGACAGTCACGGAATTGCCCATCATCTTTAAGTCTTCAGAAATGTAATGaacaattttatctaaatgcctatgcccaagggtgttaagagtaatttcttgtttaagtAGGGCTTTCTGTTACtttcatcatttaaataaatgacaatgcataatgtgtttcataattcatcaatctttttgcatatttcctttcatttattcttttagcCAAAAAATACTTGCCCATACACACGTTCAACTTTACCTATTTGCAGgtttttaaataatgaacacGAAGACAATCTAGACAACGATTTGAACATCGATTTTGAGATGATTTCGAACgttgatgaattgaaaaatgaagataagGTGGATGACTATGGCTTACCCCCTTATTTGTCGAGAATGTTGGAACAGGAGGAAAAGGAGATTTTACCTCATCAGGAACTCACAGAAACGATTAACCTCAAAAATggggaagagaagaaagaggtTAAGATTGGCACCTCACTGTCATCTGATAAATGGCAGAAGCTAGAATAACTGCTTCGTGAATATGTGGACGTGTTTGCTTGGTCATATCAAGACATGCCAGGTCTTAATACTGACGTTGTTGTCTACAAGTTACCTTTGGGACCAGACTGCAAGCTTATTAAACAGAAGTTGAGAAGGATGAAGCCAGAAATGTTGCTGAAAATTAtagaagaagtaaagaagcaATTTGATGCTGGATTTTTAGAGGTGGCTAAGTACCCGGAATAGGTGGCTAATATAGTTTCAGTTCCTAAAAAGGATGGAAAAGTTCTAATGTACGTTGATTATAGGGATTTGAACAGAGCGAGTTCGAAGGATAGCTTCCCTTTGCCACATATCGATACTCTTGTGGACAACACAGCAAAGCACGCTTTGTTCTCATTCATGGATGGCTTTTCTGGTTACAATCAGATTAAGATGGCACCCGAAGATATGGAAAAAACAACGTTCGTAACCATGTGGGGAACGTTTTGTTACAAAgtaatgccatttggattGAAGAATGCAGGTGCCACATACCAAAGGGCAATGGTAGCTTTGTTCCacgatatgatgcataaagagATAGAggtatatgtggatgacatgattgcaaaatctcatacAAAAAGGGATCATACTGTCAATCTCAAGAAACTGTTCGAGAGGTTGCGAAAGTTCCAGCTCAAGTTGAATCTTGCAAAGTGCACTTTTGGTGTAACTTCTGGGAAATTGTTGGGGTTCATagtaagtgaaaaaggaattgaagtGGACCCGGATAAAATACGAGCCATTCAAGAGCTACCACCTCCCAAAACGCAAAAAGAAGTGAGAGTCTTTTTAGGGAGGTTGAATTacattactcgatttatatccCAACTTACCTGCAAATGTGATCTAATCTTCAAGCTGCTTTGAAAACGAGACCTAGGAGAGTGGAATGAAGAATGTCAAATAGtctttgataaaatcaaagaatatcTCACAAATCCACCGGTGTTGGTGCCACCGACTATTGAAAAACctcttttttttgtatttgacTGTGAACAAGAATTCTATGAGATGTTTACTGGGGTAACATGACGAAACTGGGAAGAAAGAACAGGCCATATATTACTTGAGCAAGAAATTCACGGAGTATGAGTCCAAATACTCTACGCTCGAACAGATGTGTTGTGAGCTAGCATGGACCGCCCAGAGGCTCAGACAATATATGTTGTATCACACAACATGGTTGGTGGCTAAATTAGATCCCatcaagtatatttttgaaaaacccTGCCTGTCTGGAAGAATAGCTCGATGGCAGGTGCTATTGTCTGAgtatgatattgtgtatgtatcccaaaaatcaatcaaagggAGCGCCATCGCTGATTCCTTGCAGATCGAGCTAATAAGGATTACGAATCTGTAAGTTTCAATTTTCGAGATGAAAATCTGATGGTCGTCTTGCACATAGAAAATGATGGTCCCAATGAACTTAATCCATGGAAGATGTTATTTGATGGAGCATCCAATGCTTTGGGGCACGGAATTGAGGCAGTGTTGATTTCTCCAAATGGAAAGTATTATCCAGCCACAGCGATATTGAATTTCAATTGTACTAATAATATGGCGGAGTATGAAGCGTTGGTAATGGGATTACAAGCAACAATCGAGATGAAGGCTGACGCAATAGATGTTTACGAAGATTCGGCTTTAGTGATATGTCAAATGAGAGGCGAATGGGAAACTAGAGATTCTAAACTAGTTCCATATAAAAAGCTAGTTACAGAATTAAGCAAACAGTTCAAAGAAATCAGCTTCAACCACTTGCCTCAAGAAGAAAATCAGATTGCTGATGCTTTGGCCACTCTCGCAGCAATGTTCAGAATAAAAGAAGCGGCTGATGTACGCCCTTTTAATTTAGAAGTCCGTGAAGTCTCCGCACATTgcttgaatgttgaagaagaggTTGATGGTAAGCCGTGGTATCGTGATATCATGCAATACATCAAGCACCAGGCATATCCTAAGAATGTCACGGACAATGACAAGCGAACTCTTAGAAGATTAGCAATGGGGTTCTTCCTTAGCGGAGAAGTGCTCTACAAAAGGAGTCAAGATCAAGTACTCTTGAGATGTGTGGATGTTACGGAAGccaacaaaataatgaaagaagTCCACGAAGGAACTTGTGGAGCTCATGCTAATGGACATATGTTGGCTAGACAAATTATGAGAGCTGGTTATTATTGGTTGACATTGGAATCAGACTGCATAAACTTTGCTCGAAAATGCCACAAGTGTCAAGTATANNNNNNNNNNNNNNNNNNNNNNNNNNNNNNNNNNNNNNNNNNNNNNNNNNNNNNNNNNNNNNNNNNNNNNNNNNNNNNNNNNNNNNNNNNNNNNNNNNNNNNNNNNNNNNNNNNNNNNNNNNNNNNNNNNNNNNNNNNNNNNNNNNNNNNNNNNNNNNNNNNNNNNNNNNNNNNNNNNNNNNNNNNNNNNNNNNNNNNNNNNNNNNNNNNNNNNNNNNNNNNNNNNNNNNNNNNNNNNNNNNNNNNNNNNNNNNNNNNNNNNNNNNNNNNNNNNNNNNNNNNNNNNNNNNNNNNNNNNNNNNNNNNNNNNNNNNNNNNNNNNNNNNNNNNNNNNNNNNNNNNNNNNNNNNNNNNNNNNNNNNNNNNNNNNNNNNNNNNNNNNNNNNNNNNNNNNNNNNNNNNNNNNNNNNNNNNNNNNNNNNNNNNNNNNNNNNNNNNNNNNNNNNNNNNNNNNNNNNNNNNNNNNNNNNNNNNNNNNNNNNNNNNNNNNNNNNNNNNNNNNNNNNNNNNNNNNNNNNNNNNNNNNNNNNNNNNNNNNNNNNNNNNNNNNNNNNNNNNNNNNNNNNNNNNNNNNNNNNNNNNNNNNNNNNNNNNNNNNNNNNNNNNNNNNNNNNNNNNNNNNNNNNNNNNNNNNNNNNNNNNNNNNNNNNNNNNNNNNNNNNNNNNNNNNNNNNNNNNNNNNNNNNNNNNNNNNNNNNNNNNNNNNNNNNNNNNNNNNNNNNNNNNNNNNNNNNNNNNNNNNNNNNNNNNNNNNNNNNNNNNNNNNNNNNNNNNNNNNNNNNNNNNNNNNNNNNNNNNNNNNNNNNNNNNNNNNNNNNNNNNNNNNNNNNNNNNNNNNNNNNNNNNNNNNNNNNNNNNNNNNNNNNNNNNNNNNNNNNNNNNNNNNNNNNNNNNNNNNNNNNNNNNNNNNNNNNNNNNNNNNNNNNNNNNNNNNNNNNNNNNNNNNNNNNNNNNNNNNNNNNNNNNNNNNNNNNNNNNNNNNNNNNNNNNNNNNNNNNNNNNNNNNNNNNNNNNNNNNNNNNNNNNNNNNNNNNNNNNNNNNNNNNNNNNNNNNNNNNNNNNNNNNNNNNNNNNNNNNNNNNNNNNNNNNNNNNNNNNNNNNNNNNNNNNNNNNNNNNNNNNNNNNNNNNNNNNNNNNNNNNNNNNNNNNNNNNNNNNNNNNNNNNNNNNNNNNNNNNNNNNNNNNNNNNNNNNNNNNNNNNNNNNNNNNNNNNNNNNNNNNNNNNNNNNNNNNNNNNNNNNNNNNNNNNNNNNNNNNNNNNNNNNNNNNNNNNNNNNNNNNNNNNNNNNNNNNNNNNNNNNNNNNNNNNNNNNNNNNNNNNNNNNNNNNNNNNNNNNNNNNNNNNNNNNNNNNNNNNNNNNNNNNNNNNNNNNNNNNNNNNNNNNNNNNNNNNNNNNNNNNNNNNNNNNNNNNNNNNNNNNNNNNNNNNNNNNNNNNNNNNNNNNNNNNNNNNNNNNNNNNNNNNNNNNNNNNNNNNNNNNNNNNNNNNNNNNNNNNNNNNNNNNNNNNNNNNNNNNNNNNNNNNNNNNNNNNNNNNNNNNNNNNNNNNNNNNNNNNNNNNNNNNNNNNNNNNNNNNNNNNNNNNNNNNNNNNNNNNNNNNNNNNNNNNNNNNNNNNNNNNNNNNNNNNNNNNNNNNNNNNNNNNNNNNNNNNNNNNNNNNNNNNNNNNNNNNNNNNNNNNNNNNNNNNNNNNNNNNNNNNNNNNNNNNNNNNNNNNNNNNNNNNNNNNNNNNNNNNNNNNNNNNNNNNNNNNNNNNNNNNNNNNNNNNNNNNNNNNNNNNNNNNNNNNNNNNNNNNNNNNNNNNNNNNNNNNNNNNNNNNNNNNNNNNNNAGGTCGAGCCTAGAACAAGTCTAGggatttcatttttaaatcgaacctattgtgagataggtcgaaCTTAGATCAAGTCTGGGAATTTTAATCAAACCTATTATGAGATAGGTCGAGTCTAAATTTAGTttaagaatttcaattttgtttaaatcaaaactgttgtgagataggtcgagcctagatttaagtctagaaattttaattttgtttaaatcgaacctgttgtgagataggtcgagcctagattaagtctagaaatttcaattgtttaaatcgaacctattgtgagataggtcgagcctaaattaagtttaggaattttaattttgtttaaatcgaacctgttgtgagataggccgagcctagattaagtctaggaatttcaattttaaatcaaatctGTTGTGAGATAAGTtgagcctagattaagtctaggaattttaattttgtttaaatcagacctgttgtgagataggtcaagcttagattaagtctaggaatttTAATCGAATTTGTTCTAATATGGGTCAAACTTAGAtcaagtctagaaatttcaatcGAACTTATTTTGAGATAAGTCGAGCCTAGATAGAATTGATTAAATCAACAGGCTTCGAGATAAGTCAAATGCG
Proteins encoded in this region:
- the LOC18586957 gene encoding uncharacterized protein LOC18586957 translates to MMELMMSFSKGKRVIEEPTLSENPPAQDSGNQRDDPPYPPRFTPPHAQTSQRFHPQVMPSVYYNAPPSMGHQPTHGQFGLYSGINPAEPIHVPDLDDPKEQEKLRKDSSQTGENEKDQKKYDLLEERLRAIEGVDRFGTMDATELCLVLDVLIPAKFKVSEFENMMEQNVPWHILPWHEVVSSKKGNTPKKKERDVQAVAHDNQQAHNFNPYYPYPPYQPFYPNIGNITQNPYVYQPTPQPTFQTNVLPQTPPPRPIASTNNPGHGQRGPKTTLEKPKFDPIPVPYTTLLPQLIENRLLARTPLEPLRPPFPKWYDPNAHCDYHFGIQGHSIENCTALKHKVQALIKAGLLNFPKKDSSSVDGNPLPNHGRPTVNAIHEGMIRRVKKSIDEIQTPMDKVFEALSKINAITPEPINTKELGHDLAYSCKFHIGAIGHSIQNCDSFRGKLQELMDSSVIEFYEEAAENLEPDERYIPYYDQKWYYHRSPQPVPYKSDKAVPWNYECNILSTTSSAPQASFEDLTGVGGITRSGRCYSLEIGERVGKGKPAQGEGDLKKADTFFKDQVDESVVAPNNEVKNPVTEKETGEFLKFIKHSEYSVVEQLTKMLARISLLSLLLNSEAHRNALLKVLNQAYVSQDISVEKLNQIVGNITVGNFIAFNDEEIPSGGRGSNKALHITIKCKDHTVPRVLVDNVSALNVMLRSTLTKLPVDVSYMRTSRMVVQFQVMDIAQSYNCLLGRPWIHMAGAIPSSLHQKVKFIVEGQLISVSVKEDILAIQPSSAPYVEAIEEVQNALSDLLNLLMLLMWGKEK